From Macaca fascicularis isolate 582-1 chromosome 14, T2T-MFA8v1.1, a single genomic window includes:
- the HEPACAM gene encoding hepatic and glial cell adhesion molecule isoform X8, with the protein MKRERGALSRASRALHLAPFVYLLLIQTDPLEGVNITSPVRLIHGTVGKSALLSVQYSSTSSDRPVVKWQLKRDKPVTVVQSIGTEVIGTLRPDYRDRIRLFENGSLLLSDLQLADEGTYEVEISITDDTFTGEKTINLTVDVPISRPQVLVASTTVLELSEAFTLNCSHENGTKPSYTWLKDGKPLLNDSRMLLSPDQKVLTITRVLMEDDDLYSCVVENPISQGRSLPVKITVYRRSSLYIILSTGGIFLLVTLVTVCACWKPSKRKQKKLEKQNSLEYMDQNDDRLKPEADTLPRSGDQERKNPMALYILKDKDSPEPEENPSPEPRSATEPGPPGYSVSPAVPGRSPGLPIRSARRYPRSPARSPATGRTHTSPPRAPSSPGRSRSASRTLRTAGVHIIREQDEAGPVEISA; encoded by the exons ACCCCCTGGAGGGGGTGAACATCACCAGCCCTGTGCGTCTGATCCATGGCACCGTGGGGAAGTCGGCTCTGCTTTCTGTGCAGTACAGCAGTACCAGCAGCGACAGGCCTGTAGTGAAGTGGCAGCTGAAGCGGGACAAGCCAGTGACCGTGGTGCAGTCCATTGGCACGGAGGTCATCGGCACCCTGCGGCCTGACTATCGGGATCGTATCCGGCTCTTTGAAAATGGCTCCCTGCTTCTCAGCGACCTGCAGCTGGCTGATGAGGGCACCTATGAGGTTGAGATCTCCATCACCGACGACACCTTCACTGGGGAAAAGACCATCAACCTTACTGTAGATG TGCCCATTTCGAGGCCACAGGTGTTGGTGGCTTCAACCACTGTGCTGGAACTCAGCGAGGCCTTCACCTTGAACTGCTCACACGAGAATGGCACCAAGCCCAGCTACACCTGGCTGAAGGACGGCAAGCCCCTCCTCAATGACTCGAGAATGCTCCTGTCCCCGGACCAAAAGGTGCTTACCATCACCCGCGTGCTTATGGAGGACGACGACCTGTACAGCTGCGTGGTAGAGAACCCCATCAGCCAGGGTCGCAGCCTGCCTGTCAAGATCACCGTATACA GAAGAAGTTCCCTTTACATCATCTTGTCTACAGGAGGCATCTTCCTCCTTGTGACCTTGGTGACAGTCTGTGCCTGCTGGAAACCTTCCAAAAG GAAACAGAAGAAGCTAGAGAAGCAAAACTCCCTGGAATACATGGATCAGAATGATGACCGCCTGAAACCAGAAG CAGACACCCTCCCTCGAAGTGGTGATCAGGAACGGAAAAACCCCATGGCACTCTACATCCTGAAGGACAAG GACTCCCCGGAGCCCGAGGAGAACCCGTCCCCGGAGCCTCGAAGCGCGACGGAGCCCGGCCCGCCCGGCTACTCCGTGTCGCCCGCAGTGCCCGGCCGCTCGCCAGGGCTGCCCATCCGCTCCGCCCGCCGCTACCCGCGCTCCCCAGCGCGCTCCCCAGCCACCGGCCGGACGCACACGTCGCCGCCCCGGGCCCCGAGCTCGCCCGGCCGCTCGCGCAGCGCCTCGCGCACACTGCGGACTGCGGGCGTGCACATAATCCGCGAGCAAGACGAGGCCGGCCCGGTGGAGATCAGCGCCTGA
- the HEPACAM gene encoding hepatic and glial cell adhesion molecule isoform X9, whose translation MKRERGALSRASRALHLAPFVYLLLIQTDPLEGVNITSPVRLIHGTVGKSALLSVQYSSTSSDRPVVKWQLKRDKPVTVVQSIGTEVIGTLRPDYRDRIRLFENGSLLLSDLQLADEGTYEVEISITDDTFTGEKTINLTVDVPISRPQVLVASTTVLELSEAFTLNCSHENGTKPSYTWLKDGKPLLNDSRMLLSPDQKVLTITRVLMEDDDLYSCVVENPISQGRSLPVKITVYRRSSLYIILSTGGIFLLVTLVTVCACWKPSKRKQKKLEKQNSLEYMDQNDDRLKPEDTLPRSGDQERKNPMALYILKDKDSPEPEENPSPEPRSATEPGPPGYSVSPAVPGRSPGLPIRSARRYPRSPARSPATGRTHTSPPRAPSSPGRSRSASRTLRTAGVHIIREQDEAGPVEISA comes from the exons ACCCCCTGGAGGGGGTGAACATCACCAGCCCTGTGCGTCTGATCCATGGCACCGTGGGGAAGTCGGCTCTGCTTTCTGTGCAGTACAGCAGTACCAGCAGCGACAGGCCTGTAGTGAAGTGGCAGCTGAAGCGGGACAAGCCAGTGACCGTGGTGCAGTCCATTGGCACGGAGGTCATCGGCACCCTGCGGCCTGACTATCGGGATCGTATCCGGCTCTTTGAAAATGGCTCCCTGCTTCTCAGCGACCTGCAGCTGGCTGATGAGGGCACCTATGAGGTTGAGATCTCCATCACCGACGACACCTTCACTGGGGAAAAGACCATCAACCTTACTGTAGATG TGCCCATTTCGAGGCCACAGGTGTTGGTGGCTTCAACCACTGTGCTGGAACTCAGCGAGGCCTTCACCTTGAACTGCTCACACGAGAATGGCACCAAGCCCAGCTACACCTGGCTGAAGGACGGCAAGCCCCTCCTCAATGACTCGAGAATGCTCCTGTCCCCGGACCAAAAGGTGCTTACCATCACCCGCGTGCTTATGGAGGACGACGACCTGTACAGCTGCGTGGTAGAGAACCCCATCAGCCAGGGTCGCAGCCTGCCTGTCAAGATCACCGTATACA GAAGAAGTTCCCTTTACATCATCTTGTCTACAGGAGGCATCTTCCTCCTTGTGACCTTGGTGACAGTCTGTGCCTGCTGGAAACCTTCCAAAAG GAAACAGAAGAAGCTAGAGAAGCAAAACTCCCTGGAATACATGGATCAGAATGATGACCGCCTGAAACCAGAAG ACACCCTCCCTCGAAGTGGTGATCAGGAACGGAAAAACCCCATGGCACTCTACATCCTGAAGGACAAG GACTCCCCGGAGCCCGAGGAGAACCCGTCCCCGGAGCCTCGAAGCGCGACGGAGCCCGGCCCGCCCGGCTACTCCGTGTCGCCCGCAGTGCCCGGCCGCTCGCCAGGGCTGCCCATCCGCTCCGCCCGCCGCTACCCGCGCTCCCCAGCGCGCTCCCCAGCCACCGGCCGGACGCACACGTCGCCGCCCCGGGCCCCGAGCTCGCCCGGCCGCTCGCGCAGCGCCTCGCGCACACTGCGGACTGCGGGCGTGCACATAATCCGCGAGCAAGACGAGGCCGGCCCGGTGGAGATCAGCGCCTGA
- the HEPACAM gene encoding hepatic and glial cell adhesion molecule isoform X4 has product MKRERGALSRASRALHLAPFVYLLLIQTDPLEGVNITSPVRLIHGTVGKSALLSVQYSSTSSDRPVVKWQLKRDKPVTVVQSIGTEVIGTLRPDYRDRIRLFENGSLLLSDLQLADEGTYEVEISITDDTFTGEKTINLTVDVPISRPQVLVASTTVLELSEAFTLNCSHENGTKPSYTWLKDGKPLLNDSRMLLSPDQKVLTITRVLMEDDDLYSCVVENPISQGRSLPVKITVYRRSSLYIILSTGGIFLLVTLVTVCACWKPSKRKQKKLEKQNSLEYMDQNDDRLKPEGELPATHSPIPSTLRSVGCWEKAELGDKENSSAGTLPPPTARRLQRRERFGQDTLPRSGDQERKNPMALYILKDKDSPEPEENPSPEPRSATEPGPPGYSVSPAVPGRSPGLPIRSARRYPRSPARSPATGRTHTSPPRAPSSPGRSRSASRTLRTAGVHIIREQDEAGPVEISA; this is encoded by the exons ACCCCCTGGAGGGGGTGAACATCACCAGCCCTGTGCGTCTGATCCATGGCACCGTGGGGAAGTCGGCTCTGCTTTCTGTGCAGTACAGCAGTACCAGCAGCGACAGGCCTGTAGTGAAGTGGCAGCTGAAGCGGGACAAGCCAGTGACCGTGGTGCAGTCCATTGGCACGGAGGTCATCGGCACCCTGCGGCCTGACTATCGGGATCGTATCCGGCTCTTTGAAAATGGCTCCCTGCTTCTCAGCGACCTGCAGCTGGCTGATGAGGGCACCTATGAGGTTGAGATCTCCATCACCGACGACACCTTCACTGGGGAAAAGACCATCAACCTTACTGTAGATG TGCCCATTTCGAGGCCACAGGTGTTGGTGGCTTCAACCACTGTGCTGGAACTCAGCGAGGCCTTCACCTTGAACTGCTCACACGAGAATGGCACCAAGCCCAGCTACACCTGGCTGAAGGACGGCAAGCCCCTCCTCAATGACTCGAGAATGCTCCTGTCCCCGGACCAAAAGGTGCTTACCATCACCCGCGTGCTTATGGAGGACGACGACCTGTACAGCTGCGTGGTAGAGAACCCCATCAGCCAGGGTCGCAGCCTGCCTGTCAAGATCACCGTATACA GAAGAAGTTCCCTTTACATCATCTTGTCTACAGGAGGCATCTTCCTCCTTGTGACCTTGGTGACAGTCTGTGCCTGCTGGAAACCTTCCAAAAG GAAACAGAAGAAGCTAGAGAAGCAAAACTCCCTGGAATACATGGATCAGAATGATGACCGCCTGAAACCAGAAGGTGAGCTCCCagccacccattcacccatcccaTCAACACTCAGATCAGTGGGCTGCTGGGAAAAGGCAGAACTGGGCGACAAGGAAAACAGCTCTGCAGGGACCCTTCCCCCACCAACTGCACGAAGACTGCAGAGGAGGGAGAGGTTTGGCCAAG ACACCCTCCCTCGAAGTGGTGATCAGGAACGGAAAAACCCCATGGCACTCTACATCCTGAAGGACAAG GACTCCCCGGAGCCCGAGGAGAACCCGTCCCCGGAGCCTCGAAGCGCGACGGAGCCCGGCCCGCCCGGCTACTCCGTGTCGCCCGCAGTGCCCGGCCGCTCGCCAGGGCTGCCCATCCGCTCCGCCCGCCGCTACCCGCGCTCCCCAGCGCGCTCCCCAGCCACCGGCCGGACGCACACGTCGCCGCCCCGGGCCCCGAGCTCGCCCGGCCGCTCGCGCAGCGCCTCGCGCACACTGCGGACTGCGGGCGTGCACATAATCCGCGAGCAAGACGAGGCCGGCCCGGTGGAGATCAGCGCCTGA
- the HEPACAM gene encoding hepatic and glial cell adhesion molecule isoform X3 encodes MKRERGALSRASRALHLAPFVYLLLIQTDPLEGVNITSPVRLIHGTVGKSALLSVQYSSTSSDRPVVKWQLKRDKPVTVVQSIGTEVIGTLRPDYRDRIRLFENGSLLLSDLQLADEGTYEVEISITDDTFTGEKTINLTVDVPISRPQVLVASTTVLELSEAFTLNCSHENGTKPSYTWLKDGKPLLNDSRMLLSPDQKVLTITRVLMEDDDLYSCVVENPISQGRSLPVKITVYRRSSLYIILSTGGIFLLVTLVTVCACWKPSKRKQKKLEKQNSLEYMDQNDDRLKPEGELPATHSPIPSTLRSVGCWEKAELGDKENSSAGTLPPPTARRLQRRERFGQADTLPRSGDQERKNPMALYILKDKDSPEPEENPSPEPRSATEPGPPGYSVSPAVPGRSPGLPIRSARRYPRSPARSPATGRTHTSPPRAPSSPGRSRSASRTLRTAGVHIIREQDEAGPVEISA; translated from the exons ACCCCCTGGAGGGGGTGAACATCACCAGCCCTGTGCGTCTGATCCATGGCACCGTGGGGAAGTCGGCTCTGCTTTCTGTGCAGTACAGCAGTACCAGCAGCGACAGGCCTGTAGTGAAGTGGCAGCTGAAGCGGGACAAGCCAGTGACCGTGGTGCAGTCCATTGGCACGGAGGTCATCGGCACCCTGCGGCCTGACTATCGGGATCGTATCCGGCTCTTTGAAAATGGCTCCCTGCTTCTCAGCGACCTGCAGCTGGCTGATGAGGGCACCTATGAGGTTGAGATCTCCATCACCGACGACACCTTCACTGGGGAAAAGACCATCAACCTTACTGTAGATG TGCCCATTTCGAGGCCACAGGTGTTGGTGGCTTCAACCACTGTGCTGGAACTCAGCGAGGCCTTCACCTTGAACTGCTCACACGAGAATGGCACCAAGCCCAGCTACACCTGGCTGAAGGACGGCAAGCCCCTCCTCAATGACTCGAGAATGCTCCTGTCCCCGGACCAAAAGGTGCTTACCATCACCCGCGTGCTTATGGAGGACGACGACCTGTACAGCTGCGTGGTAGAGAACCCCATCAGCCAGGGTCGCAGCCTGCCTGTCAAGATCACCGTATACA GAAGAAGTTCCCTTTACATCATCTTGTCTACAGGAGGCATCTTCCTCCTTGTGACCTTGGTGACAGTCTGTGCCTGCTGGAAACCTTCCAAAAG GAAACAGAAGAAGCTAGAGAAGCAAAACTCCCTGGAATACATGGATCAGAATGATGACCGCCTGAAACCAGAAGGTGAGCTCCCagccacccattcacccatcccaTCAACACTCAGATCAGTGGGCTGCTGGGAAAAGGCAGAACTGGGCGACAAGGAAAACAGCTCTGCAGGGACCCTTCCCCCACCAACTGCACGAAGACTGCAGAGGAGGGAGAGGTTTGGCCAAG CAGACACCCTCCCTCGAAGTGGTGATCAGGAACGGAAAAACCCCATGGCACTCTACATCCTGAAGGACAAG GACTCCCCGGAGCCCGAGGAGAACCCGTCCCCGGAGCCTCGAAGCGCGACGGAGCCCGGCCCGCCCGGCTACTCCGTGTCGCCCGCAGTGCCCGGCCGCTCGCCAGGGCTGCCCATCCGCTCCGCCCGCCGCTACCCGCGCTCCCCAGCGCGCTCCCCAGCCACCGGCCGGACGCACACGTCGCCGCCCCGGGCCCCGAGCTCGCCCGGCCGCTCGCGCAGCGCCTCGCGCACACTGCGGACTGCGGGCGTGCACATAATCCGCGAGCAAGACGAGGCCGGCCCGGTGGAGATCAGCGCCTGA
- the HEPACAM gene encoding hepatic and glial cell adhesion molecule isoform X5: MQNLGGLTLARIFQLDKAKSYPLEGVNITSPVRLIHGTVGKSALLSVQYSSTSSDRPVVKWQLKRDKPVTVVQSIGTEVIGTLRPDYRDRIRLFENGSLLLSDLQLADEGTYEVEISITDDTFTGEKTINLTVDVPISRPQVLVASTTVLELSEAFTLNCSHENGTKPSYTWLKDGKPLLNDSRMLLSPDQKVLTITRVLMEDDDLYSCVVENPISQGRSLPVKITVYRRSSLYIILSTGGIFLLVTLVTVCACWKPSKRKQKKLEKQNSLEYMDQNDDRLKPEGELPATHSPIPSTLRSVGCWEKAELGDKENSSAGTLPPPTARRLQRRERFGQADTLPRSGDQERKNPMALYILKDKDSPEPEENPSPEPRSATEPGPPGYSVSPAVPGRSPGLPIRSARRYPRSPARSPATGRTHTSPPRAPSSPGRSRSASRTLRTAGVHIIREQDEAGPVEISA; encoded by the exons ACCCCCTGGAGGGGGTGAACATCACCAGCCCTGTGCGTCTGATCCATGGCACCGTGGGGAAGTCGGCTCTGCTTTCTGTGCAGTACAGCAGTACCAGCAGCGACAGGCCTGTAGTGAAGTGGCAGCTGAAGCGGGACAAGCCAGTGACCGTGGTGCAGTCCATTGGCACGGAGGTCATCGGCACCCTGCGGCCTGACTATCGGGATCGTATCCGGCTCTTTGAAAATGGCTCCCTGCTTCTCAGCGACCTGCAGCTGGCTGATGAGGGCACCTATGAGGTTGAGATCTCCATCACCGACGACACCTTCACTGGGGAAAAGACCATCAACCTTACTGTAGATG TGCCCATTTCGAGGCCACAGGTGTTGGTGGCTTCAACCACTGTGCTGGAACTCAGCGAGGCCTTCACCTTGAACTGCTCACACGAGAATGGCACCAAGCCCAGCTACACCTGGCTGAAGGACGGCAAGCCCCTCCTCAATGACTCGAGAATGCTCCTGTCCCCGGACCAAAAGGTGCTTACCATCACCCGCGTGCTTATGGAGGACGACGACCTGTACAGCTGCGTGGTAGAGAACCCCATCAGCCAGGGTCGCAGCCTGCCTGTCAAGATCACCGTATACA GAAGAAGTTCCCTTTACATCATCTTGTCTACAGGAGGCATCTTCCTCCTTGTGACCTTGGTGACAGTCTGTGCCTGCTGGAAACCTTCCAAAAG GAAACAGAAGAAGCTAGAGAAGCAAAACTCCCTGGAATACATGGATCAGAATGATGACCGCCTGAAACCAGAAGGTGAGCTCCCagccacccattcacccatcccaTCAACACTCAGATCAGTGGGCTGCTGGGAAAAGGCAGAACTGGGCGACAAGGAAAACAGCTCTGCAGGGACCCTTCCCCCACCAACTGCACGAAGACTGCAGAGGAGGGAGAGGTTTGGCCAAG CAGACACCCTCCCTCGAAGTGGTGATCAGGAACGGAAAAACCCCATGGCACTCTACATCCTGAAGGACAAG GACTCCCCGGAGCCCGAGGAGAACCCGTCCCCGGAGCCTCGAAGCGCGACGGAGCCCGGCCCGCCCGGCTACTCCGTGTCGCCCGCAGTGCCCGGCCGCTCGCCAGGGCTGCCCATCCGCTCCGCCCGCCGCTACCCGCGCTCCCCAGCGCGCTCCCCAGCCACCGGCCGGACGCACACGTCGCCGCCCCGGGCCCCGAGCTCGCCCGGCCGCTCGCGCAGCGCCTCGCGCACACTGCGGACTGCGGGCGTGCACATAATCCGCGAGCAAGACGAGGCCGGCCCGGTGGAGATCAGCGCCTGA
- the HEPACAM gene encoding hepatic and glial cell adhesion molecule isoform X12 produces MLLSPDQKVLTITRVLMEDDDLYSCVVENPISQGRSLPVKITVYRRSSLYIILSTGGIFLLVTLVTVCACWKPSKRKQKKLEKQNSLEYMDQNDDRLKPEGELPATHSPIPSTLRSVGCWEKAELGDKENSSAGTLPPPTARRLQRRERFGQADTLPRSGDQERKNPMALYILKDKDSPEPEENPSPEPRSATEPGPPGYSVSPAVPGRSPGLPIRSARRYPRSPARSPATGRTHTSPPRAPSSPGRSRSASRTLRTAGVHIIREQDEAGPVEISA; encoded by the exons ATGCTCCTGTCCCCGGACCAAAAGGTGCTTACCATCACCCGCGTGCTTATGGAGGACGACGACCTGTACAGCTGCGTGGTAGAGAACCCCATCAGCCAGGGTCGCAGCCTGCCTGTCAAGATCACCGTATACA GAAGAAGTTCCCTTTACATCATCTTGTCTACAGGAGGCATCTTCCTCCTTGTGACCTTGGTGACAGTCTGTGCCTGCTGGAAACCTTCCAAAAG GAAACAGAAGAAGCTAGAGAAGCAAAACTCCCTGGAATACATGGATCAGAATGATGACCGCCTGAAACCAGAAGGTGAGCTCCCagccacccattcacccatcccaTCAACACTCAGATCAGTGGGCTGCTGGGAAAAGGCAGAACTGGGCGACAAGGAAAACAGCTCTGCAGGGACCCTTCCCCCACCAACTGCACGAAGACTGCAGAGGAGGGAGAGGTTTGGCCAAG CAGACACCCTCCCTCGAAGTGGTGATCAGGAACGGAAAAACCCCATGGCACTCTACATCCTGAAGGACAAG GACTCCCCGGAGCCCGAGGAGAACCCGTCCCCGGAGCCTCGAAGCGCGACGGAGCCCGGCCCGCCCGGCTACTCCGTGTCGCCCGCAGTGCCCGGCCGCTCGCCAGGGCTGCCCATCCGCTCCGCCCGCCGCTACCCGCGCTCCCCAGCGCGCTCCCCAGCCACCGGCCGGACGCACACGTCGCCGCCCCGGGCCCCGAGCTCGCCCGGCCGCTCGCGCAGCGCCTCGCGCACACTGCGGACTGCGGGCGTGCACATAATCCGCGAGCAAGACGAGGCCGGCCCGGTGGAGATCAGCGCCTGA
- the HEPACAM gene encoding hepatic and glial cell adhesion molecule isoform X13, whose translation MLLSPDQKVLTITRVLMEDDDLYSCVVENPISQGRSLPVKITVYRRSSLYIILSTGGIFLLVTLVTVCACWKPSKRKQKKLEKQNSLEYMDQNDDRLKPEADTLPRSGDQERKNPMALYILKDKDSPEPEENPSPEPRSATEPGPPGYSVSPAVPGRSPGLPIRSARRYPRSPARSPATGRTHTSPPRAPSSPGRSRSASRTLRTAGVHIIREQDEAGPVEISA comes from the exons ATGCTCCTGTCCCCGGACCAAAAGGTGCTTACCATCACCCGCGTGCTTATGGAGGACGACGACCTGTACAGCTGCGTGGTAGAGAACCCCATCAGCCAGGGTCGCAGCCTGCCTGTCAAGATCACCGTATACA GAAGAAGTTCCCTTTACATCATCTTGTCTACAGGAGGCATCTTCCTCCTTGTGACCTTGGTGACAGTCTGTGCCTGCTGGAAACCTTCCAAAAG GAAACAGAAGAAGCTAGAGAAGCAAAACTCCCTGGAATACATGGATCAGAATGATGACCGCCTGAAACCAGAAG CAGACACCCTCCCTCGAAGTGGTGATCAGGAACGGAAAAACCCCATGGCACTCTACATCCTGAAGGACAAG GACTCCCCGGAGCCCGAGGAGAACCCGTCCCCGGAGCCTCGAAGCGCGACGGAGCCCGGCCCGCCCGGCTACTCCGTGTCGCCCGCAGTGCCCGGCCGCTCGCCAGGGCTGCCCATCCGCTCCGCCCGCCGCTACCCGCGCTCCCCAGCGCGCTCCCCAGCCACCGGCCGGACGCACACGTCGCCGCCCCGGGCCCCGAGCTCGCCCGGCCGCTCGCGCAGCGCCTCGCGCACACTGCGGACTGCGGGCGTGCACATAATCCGCGAGCAAGACGAGGCCGGCCCGGTGGAGATCAGCGCCTGA
- the HEPACAM gene encoding hepatic and glial cell adhesion molecule isoform X14: protein MLLSPDQKVLTITRVLMEDDDLYSCVVENPISQGRSLPVKITVYRRSSLYIILSTGGIFLLVTLVTVCACWKPSKRKQKKLEKQNSLEYMDQNDDRLKPEDTLPRSGDQERKNPMALYILKDKDSPEPEENPSPEPRSATEPGPPGYSVSPAVPGRSPGLPIRSARRYPRSPARSPATGRTHTSPPRAPSSPGRSRSASRTLRTAGVHIIREQDEAGPVEISA from the exons ATGCTCCTGTCCCCGGACCAAAAGGTGCTTACCATCACCCGCGTGCTTATGGAGGACGACGACCTGTACAGCTGCGTGGTAGAGAACCCCATCAGCCAGGGTCGCAGCCTGCCTGTCAAGATCACCGTATACA GAAGAAGTTCCCTTTACATCATCTTGTCTACAGGAGGCATCTTCCTCCTTGTGACCTTGGTGACAGTCTGTGCCTGCTGGAAACCTTCCAAAAG GAAACAGAAGAAGCTAGAGAAGCAAAACTCCCTGGAATACATGGATCAGAATGATGACCGCCTGAAACCAGAAG ACACCCTCCCTCGAAGTGGTGATCAGGAACGGAAAAACCCCATGGCACTCTACATCCTGAAGGACAAG GACTCCCCGGAGCCCGAGGAGAACCCGTCCCCGGAGCCTCGAAGCGCGACGGAGCCCGGCCCGCCCGGCTACTCCGTGTCGCCCGCAGTGCCCGGCCGCTCGCCAGGGCTGCCCATCCGCTCCGCCCGCCGCTACCCGCGCTCCCCAGCGCGCTCCCCAGCCACCGGCCGGACGCACACGTCGCCGCCCCGGGCCCCGAGCTCGCCCGGCCGCTCGCGCAGCGCCTCGCGCACACTGCGGACTGCGGGCGTGCACATAATCCGCGAGCAAGACGAGGCCGGCCCGGTGGAGATCAGCGCCTGA
- the HEPACAM gene encoding hepatic and glial cell adhesion molecule isoform X10: MQNLGGLTLARIFQLDKAKSYPLEGVNITSPVRLIHGTVGKSALLSVQYSSTSSDRPVVKWQLKRDKPVTVVQSIGTEVIGTLRPDYRDRIRLFENGSLLLSDLQLADEGTYEVEISITDDTFTGEKTINLTVDVPISRPQVLVASTTVLELSEAFTLNCSHENGTKPSYTWLKDGKPLLNDSRMLLSPDQKVLTITRVLMEDDDLYSCVVENPISQGRSLPVKITVYRRSSLYIILSTGGIFLLVTLVTVCACWKPSKRKQKKLEKQNSLEYMDQNDDRLKPEADTLPRSGDQERKNPMALYILKDKDSPEPEENPSPEPRSATEPGPPGYSVSPAVPGRSPGLPIRSARRYPRSPARSPATGRTHTSPPRAPSSPGRSRSASRTLRTAGVHIIREQDEAGPVEISA; this comes from the exons ACCCCCTGGAGGGGGTGAACATCACCAGCCCTGTGCGTCTGATCCATGGCACCGTGGGGAAGTCGGCTCTGCTTTCTGTGCAGTACAGCAGTACCAGCAGCGACAGGCCTGTAGTGAAGTGGCAGCTGAAGCGGGACAAGCCAGTGACCGTGGTGCAGTCCATTGGCACGGAGGTCATCGGCACCCTGCGGCCTGACTATCGGGATCGTATCCGGCTCTTTGAAAATGGCTCCCTGCTTCTCAGCGACCTGCAGCTGGCTGATGAGGGCACCTATGAGGTTGAGATCTCCATCACCGACGACACCTTCACTGGGGAAAAGACCATCAACCTTACTGTAGATG TGCCCATTTCGAGGCCACAGGTGTTGGTGGCTTCAACCACTGTGCTGGAACTCAGCGAGGCCTTCACCTTGAACTGCTCACACGAGAATGGCACCAAGCCCAGCTACACCTGGCTGAAGGACGGCAAGCCCCTCCTCAATGACTCGAGAATGCTCCTGTCCCCGGACCAAAAGGTGCTTACCATCACCCGCGTGCTTATGGAGGACGACGACCTGTACAGCTGCGTGGTAGAGAACCCCATCAGCCAGGGTCGCAGCCTGCCTGTCAAGATCACCGTATACA GAAGAAGTTCCCTTTACATCATCTTGTCTACAGGAGGCATCTTCCTCCTTGTGACCTTGGTGACAGTCTGTGCCTGCTGGAAACCTTCCAAAAG GAAACAGAAGAAGCTAGAGAAGCAAAACTCCCTGGAATACATGGATCAGAATGATGACCGCCTGAAACCAGAAG CAGACACCCTCCCTCGAAGTGGTGATCAGGAACGGAAAAACCCCATGGCACTCTACATCCTGAAGGACAAG GACTCCCCGGAGCCCGAGGAGAACCCGTCCCCGGAGCCTCGAAGCGCGACGGAGCCCGGCCCGCCCGGCTACTCCGTGTCGCCCGCAGTGCCCGGCCGCTCGCCAGGGCTGCCCATCCGCTCCGCCCGCCGCTACCCGCGCTCCCCAGCGCGCTCCCCAGCCACCGGCCGGACGCACACGTCGCCGCCCCGGGCCCCGAGCTCGCCCGGCCGCTCGCGCAGCGCCTCGCGCACACTGCGGACTGCGGGCGTGCACATAATCCGCGAGCAAGACGAGGCCGGCCCGGTGGAGATCAGCGCCTGA